GAGCTTGTGCTTCTTCGTTACAGGATCTTCTACTCTATTTATTCCTACATCTATTACTACAGCGTTATCTTTAATCATATCGCCAGTTATTACCTCGGCCTTCCCTGCAGCTACTATCAAAATATCTGCCTGTTTTGTAAATTCCGACATGTTCTTAGTTCCTGTATGACATATTGTTACAGTAGCATTTGCATTGTCTTTTTTCTGAAGCAGTATATTAGCAATGGGCTTTCCAACGATGTTACTCCTGCCTACGACTACAACATGTTTGCCGGATATTTCTACACCGCTCCTTACCAGCAACTGCTGTATGCCTGCTGCTGTGCATGGTAGAAAAGTATCTTCACCAATGACTAGCTTGCCAACGTTTACTGGATGGAAGCCGTCAACATCTTTTTCAGGTTTTATTCTGTTTAAAACTCGGGACTCATTTATATGTTTGGGAAGGGGTAGCTGAACTAAAATACCATGGAATTTTTTGTTTTCGTTCAGCTCATCAATCAAGGCTAACACTTCTTCCTCTTTTGTATTTTCAGCCAATTTTATTGTTTCAGAATATATGCCTACTTTTTCGCATGCTGCGGATTTATTTTTTACATAGACTTGTGAAGCAGGATTCTCGCCAACTAATATTACCGCTAGCCCGGGAGTAACGCCTTCATTCTTCAGCTTGCTAACTTCTGATTTTATTTCCTCTTGTATTTCCTCTGCGATCTTCTTCCCGTCAATTATTTTAGCCATTTTCGGGTCACCAAAGGGAGATCAACGTAGCAAATAATAACATTTATTTTTGAAGCCCTTTTCTTTTCCCTGAAGGCTTCTTTTATTCCTTTAAATGAGCTCTTGCGTTTATTGTGAACTGTAGCCCAAAAATACACCATGAAGATAGCAGAGCGCTAACAGCGCCGGGCTCTAAAAAAGTGTAAAATTTCAAAATATAGAATACGAAGCATGCTATTATTCCAGTCCATAGCGCAATTGTTATAGCTTTGAGTTTTGCAGCTTTTGGTATCTTCTCAAGTATTACATTTGCAAACAGTATCCAGAACACAGCCCAGAGCAAGAAGTCGAGGTTGGGAGCTATAATAGTAGCGCCAATAGCTGGGTAAGGATTAAATAAAGAGCCTTTGCCAAGATAGACAAAAATAACTTCCAAACAAAGCGCTAAAGCCAATGAGATTGCAACGAGCAACGTCTTCTTTACTACGAGTTTACGATTCTCTCCATATTTTTTTCTGACTTCAATTTCTTTCTCTACCCAACCAAGACCTATAAACTTCACAATCAGCACCCAAAGAATTCCCAAAGCACTTAGTGCTAAAGATAATGTGCCTAAAGTATCTCCCATTGTTGAATTGTTGCTACTACCCCATTTGATAAAAGCATAAGCAGAAATTGCAGTTCCCAGAAAAATAACTGAAGAGCCTACGCCTTTTTGATAAAGCAACTTTTTCTCTGTAGGCAGCTCGCCGGTAATAAAGCCCCAGTAGTTGCCTATGAAAAGCATCCAAAACAGCGAGGCTAGTCCAAATGTTAAGCCTGCAGATTTAGTATCTATGATGTGAGCGCTGTGCACAAAGCCCTGCGATTCTTGGAGGGAGAGCTGGAAAAATATTAATAATCCTATGTTAAGAGC
This genomic interval from Candidatus Thermoplasmatota archaeon contains the following:
- the folD gene encoding bifunctional methylenetetrahydrofolate dehydrogenase/methenyltetrahydrofolate cyclohydrolase FolD — encoded protein: MAKIIDGKKIAEEIQEEIKSEVSKLKNEGVTPGLAVILVGENPASQVYVKNKSAACEKVGIYSETIKLAENTKEEEVLALIDELNENKKFHGILVQLPLPKHINESRVLNRIKPEKDVDGFHPVNVGKLVIGEDTFLPCTAAGIQQLLVRSGVEISGKHVVVVGRSNIVGKPIANILLQKKDNANATVTICHTGTKNMSEFTKQADILIVAAGKAEVITGDMIKDNAVVIDVGINRVEDPVTKKHKLVGDVHFESASQRASLISPVPGGVGPMTVTMLLVNTVKAAKQQSEQR